A single region of the Raphanus sativus cultivar WK10039 chromosome 1, ASM80110v3, whole genome shotgun sequence genome encodes:
- the LOC108860764 gene encoding uncharacterized protein LOC108860764: MRRSGAAASKKKSDSITSSATDLFRSASSKATTKEMDRIDHLFNQYANSSSNLIDPEGIEELCSNLDVPHTDIRILMLAWKMKSEKQGYFTQEEWRRGLKALRADTLSKLKKSLPELEKEVRRQLNFADFYAYAFRYCLTEEKQKSIDIETICQLLEIVMGSTFRPQVDYFVDYLKIQNDYKVINMDQWMGFYRFCNEISFPEMTEYNPELAWPLVLDNFVEWIREKQA; the protein is encoded by the exons ATGCGTCGTTCTGGTGCTGCTGCATCTAAGAAGAAATCGGATTCAATCACATCTTCAGCCACGGATCTCTTTCGCTCAG CATCGAGTAAGGCGACGACTAAAGAAATGGATCGAATAGATCATTTGTTTAATCAGTATGCCAATTCATCTTCCAATCTCATTGA TCCTGAAGGAATAGAGGAGCTCTGTTCCAATTTGGATGTTCCTCATACTGATATCAGAATCTTGATGCTTGCTTG GAAAATGAAATCTGAGAAACAAGGCTACTTTACTCAG GAGGAGTGGAGAAGAGGCCTTAAGGCTTTAAGAGCTGATACACTCAGTAAACTGAAGAAATCCCTCCCCGAGCTCGAGAAAGAG GTCAGGAGGCAATTAAATTTTGCAGATTTCTATGCTTATGCCTTCCGCTATTGCTTAACAG AGGAAAAGCAGAAGAGCATAGACATAGAGACTATATGTCAACTCCTCGAGATTGTCATGGGATCTACATTCCGACCCCAAGTTGACTACTTTGTCGACTACTTAAAG ATCCAAAACGACTACAAAGTCATAAACATGGATCAATGGATGGGCTTTTACAGGTTCTGCAATGAG ATAAGTTTCCCGGAGATGACGGAATACAATCCAGAGCTTGCATGGCCTTTGGTTCTCGACAATTTTGTTGAGTGGATTCGTGAAAAACAAGCCTGA
- the LOC108860789 gene encoding uncharacterized protein At2g39795, mitochondrial has product MSRLVRCLRRTVISTNLSPSFSYRNHRVCVQPIQNPSLLIVPKFLSSGSYVSEMRKSAFEGNILRLIRSEIQSELDHSPPLQPEERFGPFTVDERPGEQWVSLRRKYGDKEDIKIEATMFDGSVPSSKSASSDPEDVQLHITFVVNISKDGDGQTLEVMCSAWPDTIQISKFFVRKSSKNSPNAYVGPEFEEMEDELQDSVYQFLEERGISDDLAVFLHQYMKNKDKAEYIRWMETVKSYVEQK; this is encoded by the exons ATGTCTCGCCTAGTCAGATGTCTGAGAAGAACAGTGATATCTACTAACTTATCACCTTCGTTTTCTTACCGAAACCATAGGGTGTGTGTTCAGCCAATCCAAAACCCTAGTTTGTTAATTGTTCCCAAGTTTCTAAGCTCGGGAAGCTACGTGTCGGAAATGCGGAAGTCAGCGTTCGAGGGTAACATTCTCCGATTAATTCGTTCGGAGATTCAGTCCGAGCTCGATCACTCTCCTCCTCTCCAG CCTGAGGAAAGGTTTGGCCCATTCACGGTGGATGAGCGGCCAGGAGAGCAGTGGGTTAGCTTGAGAAGAAAATATGGGGACAAGGAAGATATAAAGATCGAAGCAACCATGTTTGATGGATCAGTTCCATCTTCAAAGTCTGCAAGCAGTGACCCTGAAGATGTCCAGCTCCACATTACCTTCGTTGTCAACATCTCTAAGGACGGTGATGGTCAGACCTTAGAGGTCATGTGTTCTGCTTGGCCTGATACTATACAGATCTCCAAGTTCTTTGTTCGTAAAAGCAGCAAGAACTCACCTAATGCCTATGTTGGACCAGAATTCGA ggaaatggaagatgaactTCAGGACTCAGTGTATCAATTTTTGGAGGAAAGAGGTATAAGCGATGATCTTGCTGTGTTCTTGCATCAGTACATGAAGAACAAAGATAAAGCCGAGTACATCAGATGGATGGAGACTGTTAAATCTTATGTTGagcaaaaataa
- the LOC108860799 gene encoding Golgi SNAP receptor complex member 1-1 translates to MDVPSSWDALRKQARKIEAQLDEQMHSYRRLVSTNKALTKSDGAESDLEAGIDLLLSQLQQVNAQMQAWVSSGGSEMVSHTLTRHQEILQDLSQEFYRHRSSLKAKQEHASLLEDFREFDRTRLDLEEGGGSTEQALLKEHVGINRNTAQMDGVISQAQATLGTLVFQRSTFGGINSKLSNVTSRLPTVNTILSAIKRKKSMDTIILSLVAAVCTFLILIYWLTK, encoded by the exons ATGGACGTTCCTAGCTCTTGGGATGCTTTACGCAAACAG GCTAGAAAGATTGAAGCTCAGCTTGACGAGCAGATGCATTCATACCGCAGACTTGTTTCCACTAATAAGGCTTTAACCAAGTCAGATGGTGCTGAGAGTGATCTCGAAGCTGGGATTGATTTACTTCTAAGTCAACTTCAACAAGTTAACGCGCAGATGCAAGCATGGGTTTCTTCTGGTGGCTCAGAGATGGTCTCACATACTTTAACTCGACATCAGGAGATCCTTCAAGATCTCTCTCAg GAGTTTTATCGACACCGCTCAAGTCTTAAAGCAAAACAAGAGCACGCTTCACTTCTTGAGGACTTTAGAGAATTTGACCGGACTAGATTAGACTTAGAAGAAGGGGGTGGCTCTACAGAGCAAGCCTTGCTCAAAGAACATGTGGGAATCAACCGCAATACAGCGCAG ATGGATGGTGTCATTTCACAAGCTCAGGCAACGCTTGGTACACTCGTGTTTCAGCGTTCAACTTTTGGAGGCATCAACTCTAAGCTTAGCAATGTCACCAGCCGTCTACCCACG GTGAACACGATTCTGTCAGCGATAAAGAGGAAAAAATCGATGGATACAATCATTCTTTCACTCGTTGCGGCTGTTTGCACATTTCTCATACTCATTTACTGGCTAACCAAGTAG
- the LOC108860730 gene encoding probable disease resistance protein At1g15890, whose protein sequence is MGNCVSLDISCDQTLNHACGCLFGDGNYIHMMETNLKTLEKTMQELEERRDDLLRRVVVEEDKGLQRLSQVQGWFSKVQRVRSQVNDLLEAKSTEVTKLCLLGYCSKKCISSCSYGKRVLKKLKEVEGLLAKGVFEVVAEKIPVPKVEKKHIQTTVGLASTVEKAWNRLMKDDKRSLGLYGMGGVGKTTLLACVNNRFFQVVNGFDVVMWVVVSKDLQNEGVQEQILRRLCLDKASWKQETENERASRIKTILNRKKFVLLLDDLWSEIDLNKVGVPQPTRENGSKLVFTIRSKEVCKDMEVDDMMEVVCLSRDESWELFQQKVGDNPIKNHHDVLPLARKITEKCCGLPLALCVIGKAMACKETVQEWHHAINVLNSSSHEFPGMEEKILAILKFSYDSLKDEKVKMCFLYCSLFPEDYEIGKEKLIGCWIYERFIDENSSEEDGAKNQGYDIIGSLVRSHLLMHGVLTLTVKMHDVIREMALWIASKFKETFCVRPGAYLRRIPNDIKWEIVRKMSLMSNQIAEIPCSAKCPKLSTLLLQSNKLVDVSGGFFRFMPSLVILDLSRNFCLSGLPEEISNLGSLQYLNLSYTGLKSLPDGLKKLRRLVELNLEFTRELESVAGIATSVPNLQVLKLFCSRVCVGDILMKELQLLEHLRVLTATVEDVMILRSIQEVDRLARSMRSICLSNMSAQVVVLNTKALEGVERFTIWNSKISEIKIECESDKTLERPSPPGFKQLSAVHVVRLEGPKDLTWVMFAQSLKVLSVSGPSSIEEILNREKGMSIISNAHHPNTVVVPFEKLELLRASDLDELKSIYWSHLDVPNLRQFYSQGCPKLPEAATESFRHVERVESRLERGQPLALTYL, encoded by the coding sequence ATGGGGAACTGTGTATCACTAGACATATCGTGTGATCAGACGTTGAACCACGCTTGTGGCTGCTTATTCGGTGATGGAAACTACATTCACATGATGGAAACAAACCTCAAGACCCTGGAGAAAACTATGCAAGAACTTGAAGAGAGACGAGATGATCTGCTACGAAGAGTTGTCGTAGAAGAAGATAAAGGTCTGCAACGGCTTTCTCAAGTCCAAGGATGGTTTTCAAAGGTACAACGCGTTAGATCCCAAGTCAACGATCTGCTTGAGGCAAAGTCAACTGAAGTTACAAAATTGTGTCTGCTTGGATATTGTTCTAAGAAGTGCATTTCAAGCTGCAGCTATGGTAAAAGAGTGTTGAAGAAGTTAAAAGAAGTTGAAGGTCTTCTAGCTAAAGGAGTTTTCGAAGTGGTGGCTGAAAAAATACCCGTACCAAAGGTGGAGAAGAAGCACATCCAAACCACGGTTGGTTTGGCCTCAACGGTGGAGAAGGCATGGAACAGACTCATGAAAGATGACAAAAGAAGTTTAGGTCTTTACGGTATGGGGGGAGTGGGCAAAACCACACTCTTGGCTTGTGTCAACAACAGATTCTTCCAGGTGGTTAACGGATTCGATGTTGTGATGTGGGTTGTGGTTTCTAAAGATCTGCAAAACGAGGGTGTTCAGGAGCAGATCTTGAGAAGGTTATGTCTTGACAAGGCATCATGGAAACAAGAAACAGAGAACGAGAGAGCCTCTCGCATAAAGACTATCCTAAACCGAAAGAAGTTTGTTCTGCTGTTAGATGATTTATGGAGTGAGATAGACTTGAACAAGGTAGGAGTTCCACAGCCAACCAGAGAAAATGGATCCAAGTTAGTTTTCACCATTCGTTCGAAAGAAGTTTGCAAAGACATGGAGGTTGATGATATGATGGAAGTCGTTTGTTTGTCCCGTGACGAATCATGGGAGCTGTTTCAACAGAAAGTTGGAGACAATCCCATAAAGAACCATCACGATGTTCTTCCACTCGCAAGAAAAATTACTGAGAAATGTTGTGGCTTGCCGCTTGCGCTATGCGTCATCGGCAAAGCCATGGCGTGTAAAGAGACTGTACAAGAATGGCATCATGCTATCAACGTTCTCAACTCGTCTAGCCACGAGTTTCCGGGGATGGAAGAAAAGATTCTTGCCATTTTGAAGTTCAGTTACGATAGTTTAAAGGATGAGAAAGTCAAAATGTGTTTCTTGTATTGTTCTTTGTTCCCGGAAGATTATGAAATAGGGAAGGAGAAGTTGATAGGATGCTGGATTTACGAAAGATTTATCGACGAAAACAGCAGTGAAGAAGATGGAGCTAAGAACCAAGGTTATGATATAATCGGTTCGTTAGTTCGTTCCCATCTACTGATGCATGGTGTCCTCACACTGACCGTTAAAATGCATGATGTGATACGCGAGATGGCTCTGTGGATAGCATCTAAGTTCAAAGAAACGTTTTGCGTTAGACCCGGTGCGTATTTACGCCGTATACCAAACGACATCAAGTGGGAGATCGTGAGAAAGATGTCACTAATGAGCAACCAGATTGCTGAGATACCTTGCAGTGCCAAGTGCCCCAAGCTTTCAACCTTGTTACTCCAGAGTAATAAGTTGGTGGACGTTTCAGGTGGATTCTTTCGGTTTATGCCTTCACTTGTGATCTTAGATCTTTCGAGGAACTTTTGTCTCTCTGGATTACCAGAAGAAATTTCCAACTTAGGTTCCTTGCAATATCTGAACTTATCATACACAGGACTCAAATCGTTACCAGATGGTTTGAAGAAGCTGAGGCGACTAGTGGAGTTGAATCTGGAGTTCACTCGTGAACTTGAGAGTGTTGCTGGGATAGCAACAAGTGTTCCGAATCTCCAAGTGCTGAAACTGTTTTGTTCCAGAGTTTGTGTTGGTGACATACTAATGAAAGAGCTGCAGCTCTTGGAGCATTTGAGGGTTTTAACAGCAACGGTAGAAGATGTCATGATCCTTAGAAGCATTCAAGAAGTGGACAGGCTGGCGAGAAGCATGAGAAGTATATGTCTCAGCAATATGTCAGCACAAGTTGTAGTACTAAACACTAAAGCTCTGGAAGGTGTTGAACGGTTTACAATTTGGAACTCAAAAATCTCTGAGATAAAGATAGAATGTGAAAGCGACAAGACTCTTGAGCGTCCAAGTCCTCCAGGCTTCAAGCAGCTTTCAGCTGTACATGTAGTCCGTTTAGAAGGTCCAAAGGATTTGACATGGGTAATGTTTGCTCAAAGTCTCAAGGTATTATCTGTGTCAGGTCCATCAAGTATAGAAGAGATACTAAACAGAGAGAAAGGAATGAGTATTATTAGCAATGCGCATCATCCAAATACTGTGGTGGTACCTTTCGAGAAGCTTGAACTACTTAGAGCGAGTGATTTGGATGAACTTAAGTCAATCTACTGGAGTCATCTGGATGTTCCAAACCTGAGACAGTTTTACTCCCAAGGCTGTCCAAAGCTACCCGAAGCTGCCACCGAGTCTTTCAGACATGTGGAGAGAGTGGAAAGTCGCTTAGAAAGAGGACAGCCTTTGGCCTTAACGTATCTGTGA
- the LOC108860842 gene encoding uncharacterized protein LOC108860842, which produces MGTTTLFNDGGEDPWLAPDKLYHVIFCFTISLLFSTLASLSRYSFLRRHSIWIGSAFSLAAGAAKEAADQFGIFPSAGASARDAVADAVGVIIAALLLFLWKSRRSRPDPGQTRPILPI; this is translated from the coding sequence ATGGGGACGACGACGCTATTTAACGACGGTGGAGAAGACCCGTGGCTCGCACCAGACAAGCTCTACCATGTGATATTCTGCTTCACcatctctctcctcttctcaaCTCTCGCTTCTCTCTCCCGCTACTCTTTCCTCCGACGTCACTCCATCTGGATCGGATCTGCGTTCTCACTCGCCGCCGGTGCGGCCAAAGAAGCCGCCGATCAGTTCGGTATCTTCCCTTCGGCGGGAGCCTCCGCGAGAGACGCCGTCGCGGACGCCGTTGGAGTTATCATCGCTGCTCTGCTTCTCTTCCTTTGGAAATCTCGAAGATCGCGTCCGGATCCGGGTCAAACCCGACCCATTCTGCCTATTTAG
- the LOC108860741 gene encoding factor of DNA methylation 1, which translates to MGVSSDEESEISESEIDDYSETPYLLLQSGKYKVKVNGMLRCPFCSGKKKQDYKYKELMAHASGVSKGSASRSAKQKANHLALARYLQNELAGDAEPLPRPPPVPPRLNEAEANPGDVYVWPWMGIIVSPLKEGDEDKEAMLDSGCWLKELSRFKPVEVHAFWVEQDLVVGVVAKFSSDWSGFASATELEKEFESIGCSKKEWMEKRGGDSVSKAYGWCARAEDYHSGGAIGEYLSKEGKLRTVSDISQEKAEDRNSVLDKLSDIIAMTNEDLNKVQYSYNKTAMSLQRVLDEKKTLHEAYANETKKMQQMSILSIQKILNDKERLSNELEKKMQKLSEWSKALDKKEALTELERQKLDEEKKKNDAMNISLQLASHEQKKADESVLRLVEEHKRQKEEALSKILQLETQLDTKQTLEMEIQELKGKLQVMKHLGDDDDEAVKQKMKEMNDELEDKKSELEGLEQMNSALMTKERQSNDEIQAARKKLIAGLTGLLGAETDIGVKRMGELDEKPFLNVCKKRFSEDEATVEAATLCSTWQENLKDSSWQPFKREGTGDKAKALVDEDDEQLKKLRGEWGEEVHNAVKTALEEMNEYNASGRYTTPELWNFKEGRKATLKEVINFISNDIKTVKRKRT; encoded by the exons ATGGGTGTTTCATCTGATGAAGAGTCCGAGATCAGCGAGTCAGAGATCGACGACTACTCCGAAACCCCTTACCTGCTTCTCCAGAGCGGCAAATACAAGGTCAAGGTGAACGGGATGCTGAGATGCCCCTTTTGTTCCGGCAAGAAGAAGCAAGACTACAAATACAAGGAGCTCATGGCACACGCCTCCGGAGTCTCCAAAGGATCCGCCAGCAGAAGCGCCAAGCAGAAGGCTAACCATCTCGCCTTGGCCAGGTACTTGCAGAACGAGCTCGCTGGTGATGCAGAGCCTCTTCCACGACCTCCTCCTGTTCCTCCTCGGTTAAACGAGGCGGAAGCAAACCCTGGTGACGTTTACGTCTGGCCCTGGATGGGGATTATCGTCAGTCCTTTGAAAGAGGGTGATGAAGATAAAGAGGCAATGCTTGATTCGGGTTGTTGGTTGAAGGAGCTTTCTAGGTTCAAGCCTGTCGAGGTGCATGCCTTTTGGGTGGAACAAGATTTGGTTGTTGGGGTTGTTGCTAAGTTCAGCAGCGACTGGAGCGGGTTTGCGAGCGCGACTGAGCTTGAGAAGGAGTTTGAGAGCATAGGTTGCAGCAAAAAGGAGTGGATGGAGAAGAGAGGAGGAGACTCGGTGTCCAAAGCCTATGGTTGGTGTGCACGTGCGGAAGACTATCACTCTGGAGGGGCGATTGGTGAGTACCTCTCCAAGGAAGGGAAGCTGAGAACCGTTTCAGATATTTCTCAAGAAAAGGCGGAGGATAGGAACAGTGTTCTTGATAAACTCTCGGATATCATTGCTATGACGAATGAAGATCTGAACAAGGTTCAGTACAGTTACAACAAGACGGCCATGTCACTGCAGAGAGTCTTAGACGAGAAGAAAACCTTGCACGAGGCTTATGCTAACG AAACGAAGAAGATGCAGCAGATGTCGATTCTCAGTATCCAGAAGATCCTTAACGATAAAGAGAGGCTAAGCAATGAACTGGAGAAGAAGATGCAGAAACTATCGGAGTGGTCCAAAGCGTTGGACAAAAAGGAAGCACTAACTGAACTGGAGAGGCAAAAGCttgatgaagagaagaaaaag AATGATGCTATGAACATCTCCCTCCAGTTAGCCTCCCATGAGCAGAAAAAGGCTGACGAAAGCGTTCTGAGACTAGTCGAAGAGCATAAG AGGCAAAAAGAAGAGGCTTTGAGCAAGATCCTTCAGCTTGAGACTCAGCTAGACACCAAACAGACACTGGAAATGGAGATTCAAGAGCTGAAAGGCAAACTACAAGTGATGAAGCATTTGGGGGATGATGATGACGAGGCGGTCAAGCAGAAAATGAAGGAGATGAATGATGAGCTGGAGGATAAGAAGTCTGAGTTAGAAGGGCTGGAGCAGATGAACTCAGCCTTGATGACAAAAGAGCGTCAAAGCAATGATGAGATACAAGCAGCACGGAAGAAACTCATTGCG GGTCTGACGGGATTGTTGGGTGCCGAAACTGATATCGGGGTCAAGAGGATGGGAGAACTTGATGAGAAGCCCTTCCTGAATGTTTGCAAGAAGAGATTTTCGGAAGATGAAGCTACGGTTGAAGCTGCCACCCTTTGCTCTACATGGCAAGAGAACCTCAAGGACTCCTCGTGGCAACCGTTCAAACGTGAAGGAACCGGGGACAAAGCAAAGGCAT TGGTAGACGAAGATGATGAGCAGCTGAAGAAGCTTAGAGGAGAGTGGGGAGAAGAGGTGCATAACGCTGTTAAAACAGCTCTCGAGGAGATGAATGAGTACAATGCCAGTGGTCGATACACCACCCCAGAACtttggaacttcaaagaaggtAGGAAAGCAACACTGAAGGAAGTGATTAACTTCATTTCGAACGACATCAAAACTGTGAAACGCAAAAGAACCTGA
- the LOC108850942 gene encoding 40S ribosomal protein S12-1, protein MSGEEAAPVVVPPVAEPAAIIPEDMDLLTALELTLRKARAHGGVVRGLHESAKLIEKRVAQLCVLAEDCNQPDYVKLVKALCADHSINLLTVPSAKTLGEWAGLCKIDSEGNARKVVGCSCLVVKDYGEDTTALNIVKKHIESN, encoded by the exons ATGTCAGG CGAAGAGGCTGCTCCAGTTGTTGTTCCTCCCGTTGCTGAGCCAGCGGCCATCATCCCAGAGGACATGGACTTGTTGACCGCATTGGAGCTGACTCTTAGGAAAGCTCGTGCTCATGGAGGTGTTGTACGTGGTCTCCATGAGAGCGCTAAGCTTATTGAGAAGCGTGTGGCTCAGCTCTGTGTCTTGGCTGAAGACTGCAACCAGCCCGATTACGTTAAGCTTGTTAAGGCTCTCTGCGCTGATCACAGCATCAACTTGCTTACAGTTCCAAGTGCCAAGACCCTTGGTGAATGGGCTGGT CTCTGTAAGATTGACTCTGAAGGCAATGCCAGAAAGGTTGTTGGATGCTCATGTCTTGTAGTCAAG GACTACGGTGAGGATACAACTGCACTCAATATCGTCAAGAAGCACATTGAATCTAACTAA
- the LOC108844114 gene encoding sister chromatid cohesion protein PDS5 homolog E: MMFSEEEKMGSPLVGETQLSESLVNAGKNLLKPHSSTQALLHLLNEAEAQLSKLVQDPTVAVQNGLRPLMKALVSAHLLRNLDSDVRVCVVSCLTEIMRITAPEAPYNDDQMKEIFQVTVRAFGKLADDTSCPSYKKAVTVLDTVSRVRLSSVMLDLECDDLILNMFRQFLKVIRPNHPESVLLSMEAIMVTVIHESEQVPMDLLQVLLAAVNKESQDVSPMAWWLVEKVIISCACKLQPCIMAALKSTRSSLDMYSPVVLAICQGEAEAYIVVKPKHYLGQLDFSLSRKGTMSKRLARCAHGDDDKVKDGYDLKQVRSESRDAETEPGSTRRRGRKLSSMMNSEKGCSFKTSSSSKKMQEKEVGKLTAKKASLPSKVGQTNQAAVVSSLSPSSRPKKGSRKRRSRSEIEDTNLDAGCLATPASKKQIMKKENPEEDFMESDLEKPQGSIKTAKSSKKDRTQNGSAKASAKKPLAKSKDERAQNGSAKASAEKALAKFKDERAQNGLAKTSAKKPLAESKRVEDSWRKPVHSESKAASMDSHIRQSSKSKKQMSRAVTPSTKESEQTPRSHPKRKRTAGEEVESSHKSEELVGKRMKVWWPLDKKFYEGVVKSYCSRTKRHEVSYSDGDVEILDLKKERWELQNVKQEKEIDLPDSTLLSDIRGMQKAKKSKNVSKNVELSRSWKKNDSVTNSSKLKDVSKSREEKNLKEPNAETGRRKGRTEKRQMVTLPMHQEPNEEPNTEEQERESAKEPRTDTKLIEEEEDMSEEILRDEYTSVPPETVQSSEGTGRRD; the protein is encoded by the exons ATGATGTtttcagaagaagaaaagatggGTTCTCCTCTTGTCGGAGAGACCCAACTTTCGGAATCACTTGTCAATGCAGGCAAAAATCTCCTAAAGCCTCATTCATCTACTCAAGcgcttctccatcttctcaat GAAGCCGAGGCTCAGCTCTCCAAGCTCGTCCAAGATCCTACAGTTGCAGTGCAAAACGGGCTGAGACCACTGATGAAGGCTTTGGTATCTGCTCATCTATTAAGAAACCTTGATTCTGATGTCAGGGTTTGTGTTGTCTCCTGCTTGACCGAAATCATGAGGATAACTGCCCCAGAGGCCCCATATAACGATGATCAAATGAAG GAAATCTTCCAGGTGACAGTAAGAGCCTTTGGGAAACTAGCTGATGATACTTCCTGCCCTAGTTATAAGAAAGCTGTCACGGTGCTTGATACTGTTTCTAGGGTCAGATTATCATCGGTGATGTTGGACTTGGAGTGTGATGACCTTATTCTCAACATGTTTCGCCAGTTCTTGAAAGTCATTAG ACCGAACCATCCTGAATCGGTACTTCTTTCAATGGAAGCGATAATGGTGACAGTTATCCATGAAAGTGAACAAGTACCCATGGATTTGCTCCAGGTTCTCTTGGCTGCTGTCAACAAAGAAAGCCag GATGTCTCACCAATGGCTTGGTGGCTTGTGGAGAAGGTGATCATTAGTTGCGCCTGTAAGCTTCAACCTTGCATCATGGCAGCTTTGAAGTCCACAAGGAGTAGCTTGGACATGTATTCTCCAGTGGTTTTGGCGATATGTCAAGGCGAAGCTGAAGCATACATCGTAGTTAAGCCTAAACATTATCTC GGACAGCTGGATTTTAGCCTTTCTCGCAAGGGGACTATGTCCAAGAGACTTGCAAGATGTGCCCATGGAGATGATGATAAAGTAAAAGATGGCTACGATTTGAAGCAAGTAAGGTCTGAAAGTAGAGACGCAGAGACAGAACCAGGGTCAACAAGGAGGAGAGGGCGGAAACTCAGTTCAATGATGAATTCTGAAAAAGGCTGTTCGTTTAAGACTTCGTCGTCAAGCAAGAAGATGCAGGAAAAAGAAGTTGGAAAGCTGACTGCCAAGAAAGCATCTTTGCCTAGTAAAGTTGGTCAAACGAATCAGGCTGCTGttgtttcttctctttcacCTTCTAGTAGGCCTAAGAAGGGGTCACGTAAACGAAGAAGCCGGAGTGAGATAGAAGATACAAATCTTGATGCAGGTTGTTTAGCTACACCAGCATCAAAGAAACAGATTATGAAGAAAGAAAATCCTGAAGAAGATTTTATGGAATCTGACCTTGAAAAGCCTCAAGGTAGCATAAAGACTGCCAAGTCAAGTAAAAAGGATAGAACACAGAATGGCTCAGCGAAAGCATCTGCAAAGAAGCCACTTGCAAAGTCTAAAGATGAGAGAGCACAGAATGGTTCAGCGAAAGCATCTGCAGAGAAGGCACTTGCAAAATTTAAAGATGAGAGAGCACAGAATGGTTTAGCTAAAACATCTGCAAAGAAGCCACTTGCAGAATCTAAGAGGGTAGAGGACAGTTGGAGAAAACCAGTCCACTCAGAATCAAAAGCTGCAAGCATGGATTCCCATATTCGCCAGTCATCAAAGAGCAAG AAACAGATGTCTAGGGCAGTGACGCCTTCAACCAAAGAATCTGAACAAACTCCCAGGAGCCATCCCAAGAGGAAACGGACAGCTGGAGAGGAAGTG GAGTCGTCCCATAAGAGTGAGGAATTAGTTGGTAAGAGAATGAAAGTCTGGTGGCCACTCGACAAGAA GTTTTATGAAGGCGTCGTAAAGTCCTATTGTAGTCGCACGAAGAGGCATGAA GTATCTTATTCTGATGGGGATGTTGAAATCCTTGATCTTAAAAAAGAACGTTGGGAGTTACAAAATGTTAAGCaggaaaaggagattgatctgCCTGATTCTACTCTTTTATCTGACAT aAGGGGGATGCAAAAAGCAAAGAAGAGCAAAAACGTGTCAAAGAACGTGGAACTGAGCAg ATCCTGGAAGAAGAACGACTCTGTAACAAACTCAAGTAAGCTGAAGGACGTAAGCAAAAGCAGAGAAGAGAAGAATCTTAAAGAACCGAATGCTGAAACTGGCAGAAGAAAAGGCAGGACTGAGAAAAGGCAGATGGTGACTCTACCTATGCACCAGGAGCCAAATGAAGAACCCAATACTGAGGAACAAGAGCGAGAATCAGCAAAAGAGCCACGTACAGACACAAAATTgattgaggaggaggaggatatgTCTGAGGAGATTCTTAGAGACGAATACACAAGCGTGCCTCCTGAGACTGTTCAGAGTAGTGAAGGAACTGGAAGAAGAGACTGA